A window of Bacteroidota bacterium contains these coding sequences:
- the trpD gene encoding anthranilate phosphoribosyltransferase has product MKNVLNELFADRQLTEKEAELLMLSIADGDGTDAQLAALMTVYKMRSITPDELRGFRNALLQSALTVNLDASDAIDVCGTGGDGKNTFNISTLAAIVTAAAGVKVVKHGNYGISSVSGSSDVLQMLGYRFTNETDALSEQLGQNGICFLHAPLFHPALQRVGEIRRQLGFPTFFNLLGPLVNPARPGAQVMGVNSKAQARLCHYLAQQQDKRYFIVHSSDGYDEISLTASFYLYSPQGDQLLEPEEFGMKRNRPEDIAAGSSRDQSAQCFLNILNGKGTPAQENVVVANAAVALVCGNAVSSFSEGISKARWALRSGEALRKLNRSIQLSRKEA; this is encoded by the coding sequence ATGAAAAATGTTCTGAATGAGTTGTTTGCCGACAGGCAGCTTACCGAAAAAGAAGCCGAGCTGCTTATGCTTTCCATTGCGGATGGTGATGGCACGGATGCGCAGCTTGCTGCACTGATGACAGTATATAAAATGCGCAGCATTACTCCTGATGAACTTCGTGGTTTCAGAAATGCACTGCTTCAAAGTGCTTTAACTGTTAACTTGGATGCTTCGGATGCCATTGACGTGTGTGGCACCGGCGGCGACGGAAAAAATACATTCAATATTTCTACGCTTGCCGCCATTGTTACAGCTGCTGCGGGCGTTAAAGTTGTAAAGCATGGTAATTACGGAATTTCGTCGGTGTCCGGCTCTTCGGATGTACTGCAAATGCTGGGCTACCGGTTTACGAATGAAACAGATGCATTAAGCGAACAGCTCGGTCAAAACGGAATTTGTTTTTTGCATGCGCCGCTTTTTCATCCGGCTCTTCAACGTGTAGGAGAAATTCGCCGGCAACTGGGCTTCCCTACTTTTTTTAATTTATTGGGCCCGCTTGTCAATCCGGCCCGTCCGGGCGCTCAGGTAATGGGTGTAAACAGCAAGGCACAGGCAAGGCTTTGTCACTATCTCGCACAGCAGCAGGATAAGCGTTATTTCATCGTTCACTCATCCGACGGCTACGATGAAATTTCGCTGACGGCCTCTTTTTATCTCTATTCTCCACAGGGCGATCAGTTGCTGGAGCCTGAAGAGTTTGGAATGAAGCGCAACCGGCCGGAGGATATTGCCGCAGGTTCATCACGCGATCAGTCGGCACAGTGTTTTTTGAATATTCTCAACGGGAAGGGAACACCGGCACAGGAAAATGTGGTTGTGGCAAATGCTGCTGTGGCGCTGGTATGCGGTAATGCGGTGAGCAGCTTTTCAGAAGGGATATCAAAAGCACGTTGGGCGTTGCGTTCGGGCGAGGCGCTGAGAAAATTAAACAGAAGTATTCAACTTTCAAGAAAAGAGGCATGA
- the trpC gene encoding indole-3-glycerol phosphate synthase TrpC, translated as MSILHNIIEKKRDEVNERKALYPVALLERSLYFSTPCVSLTHYLRRSGSSGVIAEFKRRSPSRGWINQYADAATVSVGYMQSGAAALSVLTDESFFGGSSKDLEVVRSFNYCPVLRKDFIIDPYQVIEARSIGADAILLIAAALDRVQVSELAAAAAQLGMETLLEIHSADELDRIVDGISVVGVNNRSLKDFSVDIKRSLDLFPELPASLPKISESGLSEPWQVNHLREAGFDGFLIGEQFMKSPDPVRAAASFITQLSHKQQLENVLN; from the coding sequence ATGAGCATACTGCATAACATCATTGAAAAAAAACGTGACGAAGTGAATGAGCGCAAAGCCCTTTATCCGGTTGCGCTGCTCGAACGGAGTTTATATTTCTCCACGCCTTGCGTTTCACTCACACATTACCTTCGTCGTAGCGGTAGTTCGGGTGTCATTGCCGAATTCAAAAGACGGTCACCTTCGCGTGGATGGATTAATCAGTATGCCGATGCGGCAACGGTGAGTGTGGGGTATATGCAAAGCGGTGCGGCTGCACTGAGTGTGCTCACCGACGAAAGTTTTTTCGGCGGCTCTTCAAAAGATCTTGAAGTGGTGAGGAGTTTTAATTACTGTCCGGTCCTTCGTAAGGATTTTATTATTGATCCGTATCAGGTAATAGAAGCGCGCTCGATCGGGGCTGATGCAATACTGCTTATTGCTGCCGCACTCGACCGTGTACAGGTATCGGAACTTGCTGCTGCAGCTGCCCAACTTGGCATGGAAACGCTGCTTGAAATTCATTCGGCTGATGAGCTTGACCGTATTGTGGATGGGATAAGTGTAGTAGGGGTAAACAACCGTTCGCTGAAAGATTTCAGTGTGGATATAAAACGTTCGCTGGATCTTTTCCCGGAGTTACCAGCATCGTTACCGAAAATTTCGGAAAGCGGTTTGTCCGAACCGTGGCAGGTAAATCACTTGCGTGAGGCTGGTTTCGACGGTTTCCTGATCGGCGAACAATTTATGAAGTCGCCGGATCCGGTTCGCGCAGCTGCCAGTTTCATTACCCAGTTGTCACACAAGCAGCAGTTGGAAAACGTGTTGAACTAA
- a CDS encoding phosphoribosylanthranilate isomerase has product MKVKVCGLRNRADILSVAQSGADFIGFNFYAQSSRYVLPALDPSFCATLGKLFPDVKKTGVFVNASEEEVDATIALFGLNAVQFHGDEPEAYCRSFMSYITVIKAVQVKCADDITGLARYAKCCHLLLLDTASVQRGGSGEKFNWELLSDYSANIPFILAGGIGPADADAIHSLAHPMLAGVDINSRFEISPGQKDCPAITKFIKQLHNANIRTA; this is encoded by the coding sequence ATGAAAGTTAAAGTATGCGGACTGCGCAATCGCGCAGACATCCTTTCTGTTGCCCAAAGCGGAGCTGATTTTATCGGTTTTAATTTCTACGCCCAGTCGTCAAGGTATGTGCTTCCTGCTCTTGATCCTTCCTTCTGCGCTACGTTGGGTAAATTATTTCCTGATGTAAAGAAGACAGGCGTGTTTGTGAATGCAAGCGAAGAAGAAGTGGATGCAACCATTGCTTTATTTGGGTTAAATGCCGTGCAGTTTCATGGTGATGAACCTGAGGCCTATTGCCGTTCGTTCATGTCTTACATTACGGTTATTAAAGCTGTTCAGGTAAAGTGTGCAGATGATATTACCGGATTAGCCCGCTATGCGAAGTGTTGTCATCTGTTGTTACTCGATACAGCTTCGGTACAGCGGGGTGGAAGCGGGGAGAAGTTTAACTGGGAATTGCTTTCGGACTACTCTGCAAATATCCCGTTTATACTTGCAGGCGGTATCGGGCCTGCTGATGCGGATGCTATTCATTCTCTTGCACATCCGATGCTGGCAGGGGTAGATATTAATAGCCGCTTTGAAATTTCACCCGGACAGAAAGACTGTCCGGCCATTACCAAATTCATCAAACAGCTTCACAATGCAAACATTCGCACAGCCTGA